One Setaria italica strain Yugu1 chromosome II, Setaria_italica_v2.0, whole genome shotgun sequence DNA segment encodes these proteins:
- the LOC101769670 gene encoding metal transporter Nramp5: protein MEIERETPGNERARSWRANAAQEDSKKLEDSDHLIKEPAWKRFLAHIGPGFMVSLAYLDPGNLETDLQAGANHRYELLWVILIGLIFALIIQSLAANLGVVTGRHLAEICKSEYPKFVKICLWILAEVAVIAADIPEVIGTAFAFNLLFHIPVWIGVLITGSSTLLLLGLQRYGVRKLEFLISMLVFVMAACFFGEMSFVKPPAVEVIKGLFIPRLKGPGATGDAIALLGALIMPHNLFLHSALVLSRKTPSSVRGIKDACRFFLYESGFALFVALLINIAVISVSGTVCFADNLSPEDAEKCSDLSLDSSSFLLKNVLGRSSAIVYGVALLASGQSSTITGTYSGQYIMQGFLDIRMKKWLRNLMTRCIAIAPSLVVSIIGGSSGAGRLIIIASMILSFELPFALIPLLKFSSSSSKMGPHKNSIYIIVFSWLLGLMIIGINMYFLSTSFVGWLIHNSLPKYANVLVGLVVFPLMLIYILAVIYLTFRKDTVVTFVADSAQADAEKAKAAGEEEDQPVPFRQDLADIPLPE from the exons ATGGAGATTGAGAGGGAAACTCCGGGCAACGAGAGAGCGAGGAGCTGGAGAGCTAATGCAGCGCAGGAAGACTCTAAGAAGCTCGAAGACAGTGACCACCTGATCAAG GAGCCTGCATGGAAAAGGTTCCTGGCTCATATTGGACCAGGGTTTATGGTGTCATTAGCATACTTGGATCCTGGGAACT TGGAAACGGATCTTCAAGCTGGAGCAAATCACAGATATGAG CTCCTTTGGGTGATTCTCATTGGTCTCATCTTCGCACTGATCATACAGTCACTAGCAGCTAATCTTGGAGTTGTGACAG GGAGGCATCTTGCTGAGATATGCAAGAGTGAGTATCCAAAGTTTGTGAAGATCTGTTTATGGATCCTTGCAGAGGTGGCCGTGATTGCTGCAGATATCCCAGAAG TTATAGGGACAGCCTTCGCTTTCAACCTTTTGTTTCACATCCCCGTGTGGATTGGGGTTCTCATCACCGGCTCCAGCACTCTCCTGCTTCTGGGCCTACAAAGATATGGG GTCCGGAAGTTGGAGTTTCTGATCTCAATGCTTGTGTTCGTCATGGCGGCGTGCTTCTTCGGGGAGATGAGCTTTGTGAAGCCTCCGGCCGTGGAGGTCATCAAAGGGCTCTTCATTCCCAGGCTCAAGGGCCCTGGCGCCACTGGAGACGCCATTGCCCTCCTTGGAGCTCTTATCATGCC GCACAACCTGTTCTTGCACTCTGCACTGGTGCTGTCGAGGAAGACTCCCTCATCGGTGAGAGGAATCAAG GACGCCTGCAGGTTCTTCCTCTACGAGAGCGGGTTCGCGTTGTTCGTGGCACTCCTGATCAACATCGCCGTCATCTCCGTCTCCGGGACCGTCTGCTTCGCCGACAACCTCTCACCGGAGGATGCCGAAAAATGCAGCGACCTCTCACTcgactcctcctcctttctcctcAAG AACGTGCTGGGCAGGTCGAGTGCGATCGTGTACGGCGTGGCGCTCTTGGCGTCTGGGCAGAGCTCCACCATAACAGGCACTTACTCCGGCCAGTACATCATGCAG GGATTTCTTGACATCAGGATGAAGAAATGGCTGAGGAACCTGATGACCCGCTGCATCGCCATTGCGCCGAGCCTAGTCGTGTCCATCATCGGCGGCTCCAGTGGCGCTGGCCGTCTCATCATCATTGCCTCG ATGATACTGTCCTTTGAGCTGCCGTTTGCCCTCATTCCACTTCTCAagttcagcagcagcagcagcaagatgGGACCCCACAAGAACTCCATCTAC ATCATCGTGTTCTCGTGGTTGCTGGGGCTGATGATCATCGGCATCAACATGTACTTCCTGAGCACGAGCTTCGTAGGGTGGCTCATCCACAACTCGCTGCCCAAGTACGCCAACGTCCTCGTGGGCCTCGTCGTCTTCCCCCTCATGCTCATCTACATCTTGGCGGTCATCTACCTCACCTTCAGGAAGGACACCGTCGTCACCTTCGTCGCCGACTCCGCCCAAGCTGACGCCGAGAAGGCCaaggcggccggcgaggaggaagaccAGCCCGTGCCGTTCCGGCAGGACCTGGCCGACATCCCTCTCCCGGAGTAG